The Oncorhynchus gorbuscha isolate QuinsamMale2020 ecotype Even-year unplaced genomic scaffold, OgorEven_v1.0 Un_scaffold_66:::fragment_2:::debris, whole genome shotgun sequence genome includes a region encoding these proteins:
- the LOC124019073 gene encoding DNA damage-inducible transcript 3 protein-like, producing MTTEWLHLPPPYPPGVGPLCGAELEAWYEDLQDILGSDTGGAKLTRAPPCSEKETEFLDVLESCSLTWLTDGVGVGVGGQAWGGGEGVQRVTIPEEPPTHPPPSSTALCLNPAEERTERPRDREGGRDGEGGSGGGDLLPPEFFELLSEGGLGMVDSSYHHHHSNNVQQPASPSTSEEDEHPCVPDSPSCSSSAASPSPSLNCSPPSSPVSSLTSTAFSLSRLGKRKRGNSLSFPSTGSRSSSSSAKKSRREREQENERKVQELTDQNERLKAEIDRLGEEVQRTRRALIERLVNTKK from the exons ATGACTACCGAGTGGCTTCACCTGCCCCCTCCGTACCCCCCTGGTGTGGGGCCGCTGTGTGGTGCAGAGTTGGAGGCGTGGTATGAGGACCTGCAGGATATACTGGGATCAGACACGGGTGGGGCCAAGCTGACTCGCGCCCCTCCCTGCTCAGAG aaagagacagagttcCTGGATGTCCTGGAGAGCTGTTCCCTGACATGGCTGACGGACGGGGTGGGGGTTGGTGTTGGAGGGCAGGCATGGGGCGGAGGAGAGGGTGTCCAGAGGGTCACAATTCCGGAGGAGCCTCCTACCCAtccacccccctcctccaccGCCTTGTGTCTGAATCCAGCtgaggagaggacggagaggcctagggacagagagggagggagagatggagagggaggttcGGGAGGAGGGGACCTGTTACCCCCAGAGTTCTTTGAGCTGCTGAGTGAGGGAGGGTTGGGAATGGTGGACAGTagctaccatcatcatcattccaACAATGTCCAACAGCCTGCGTCTCCCTCCACTAGCGAGGAGGATGAACACCCATGTGTCCCTGACTcaccctcctgctcctcctccgccgcctctccttccccctctctcaactgctctcctccttcctctcctgtctcctctcttacTAGCACCGCTTTCTCATTGTCTCGGCTGGGCAAACGCAAGAGAGGCAACTCTCTGTCCTTCCCTTCCACCGGTTCGCGCTCATCTTCCTCTTCTGCGaagaagagcaggagagagagggagcaggagaacGAGAGGAAGGTGCAGGAGCTGACGGACCAGAACGAGAGGTTAAAAGCGGAGATAGACAGACTGGGAGAGGAGGTGCAGAGGACACGCAGAGCCCTGATAGAGAGACTAGTTAACACCAAGAAGTGA